A genomic segment from Lathyrus oleraceus cultivar Zhongwan6 unplaced genomic scaffold, CAAS_Psat_ZW6_1.0 chrUn0006, whole genome shotgun sequence encodes:
- the LOC127112012 gene encoding beta-glucosidase 12 — protein MNAYAFGTLAPGRCSYWLNRNCTGGDSGTEPYLAAHNQLLAHSAAANLYRIKYKSSQRGIIGITLVSHWYEPATTATADVDASKRALDFMFGWYMNPLTRGEYPKSMRTLVGKRLPKFSKEESRELKGSFDFLGLNYYSSYYAAHASHHPNVVQPAIQTDSLVNATFEHNGKPLGPMSASSWLCIYPKGLHNLLLYTKKTYEDPVIYITENGRDEFNDPTLSLEESLLDTYRIDYYYRHLYYIETAIRHGVNVKGYFAWSLLDNFEWDSGSSLRFGLVFVDFKDGQKRHPKLSAEWFKNFLVKS, from the exons ATGAATGCTTATGCATTCGGAACGTTGGCACCGGGTCGATGTTCATATTGGTTAAATCGGAATTGCACAGGAGGTGATTCAGGGACAGAACCATATTTGGCTGCACACAACCAGCTTCTTGCTCATTCTGCTGCTGCAAATTTGTACCGGATCAAATATAAG TCATCTCAACGAGGCATAATAGGGATTACCTTAGTCTCACACTGGTATGAGCCGGCCACTACAGCGACGGCCGACGTTGATGCTTCAAAACGAGCTCTCGACTTCATGTTTGGATG GTATATGAATCCGCTTACAAGAGGCGAATATCCAAAAAGCATGCGAACTTTGGTGGGAAAGAGATTACCAAAGTTCTCAAAAGAAGAGTCAAGGGAACTTAAGGGGTCTTTTGATTTTCTAGGCCTAAACTATTACTCATCCTACTATGCTGCTCATGCATCTCACCATCCCAATGTCGTCCAACCGGCCATACAAACTGATTCTCTTGTTAATGCTACAT TTGAACATAATGGCAAGCCTCTCGGTCCAATG TCTGCTTCGAGTTGGTTATGTATTTATCCAAAAGGACTTCATAATCTTTTGCTTTACACCAAGAAAACGTACGAGGACCCTGTAATTTACATTACTGAAAATG GTCGTGATGAGTTCAACGATCCAACATTATCTCTTGAAGAATCTCTCTTAGATACTTATAGGATTGATTACTACTATCGTCATCTTTACTATATTGAAACTGCAATTAG GCATGGTGTGAATGTAAAGGGATATTTTGCATGGTCATTGTTGGATAACTTTGAATGGGATTCTGGCTCGAGCTTGAGATTTGGACTCGTCTTCGTTGATTTTAAAGACGGTCAGAAAAGACACCCAAAACTTTCTGCTGAATGGTTCAAGAATTTTCTCGTTAAATCTTAG